The Triticum aestivum cultivar Chinese Spring chromosome 3A, IWGSC CS RefSeq v2.1, whole genome shotgun sequence genome includes a region encoding these proteins:
- the LOC123060533 gene encoding ATP synthase subunit alpha, chloroplastic-like: MIPIGRGQRELIIGDRQTGKTAVATATILNQKGEGVICVYVAIGQRASSVAQVVTTFHEEGAMEYTIVVAEMADSPATLQYLAPYTGAALAEYFMYREWHTLIIYDDLSKQAQAYRQMSLLLRRPPGREAYPGDVFYLHSRLLERAAKLNSLLGKGSMTALPIVETQSGDVSAYIPTNVISITDGQIFLSADLFNAGIRPAINVGISVSRVGSAAQIKAMKQVAGKSKLELAQFAELQAFAQFASALDKTSQNQLARGR; the protein is encoded by the coding sequence ATGATCCCTATAGGGCGCGGTCAGCGAGAGTTAATTATTGGGGACAGACAGACTGGCAAAACAGCAGTAGCCACAGCTACAATTCTCAATCAAAAAGGGGAAGGTGTAATATGTGTTTATGTAGCTATCGGTCAAAGAGCATCCTCCGTAGCTCAAGTAGTAACTACTTTCCATGAGGAGGGGGCCATGGAATACACTATTGTAGTAGCTGAGATGGCGGATTCACCTGCTACATTACAATACCTCGCGCCTTATACGGGAGCAGCCCTGGCTGAGTATTTTATGTACCGCGAATGGCATACTTTAATAATTTATGATGATCTCTCCAAACAGGCACAAGCTTATCGCCAAATGTCCCTTCTATTAAGAAGACCTCCCGGCCGTGAGGCTTATCCAGGGGATGTTTTTTATTTGCATTCACGCCTTTTAGAAAGAGCCGCTAAATTAAATTCTCTTTTAGGCAAAGGAAGTATGACCGCTTTACCAATAGTTGAGACTCAATCTGGAGACGTTTCCGCCTATATTCCTACTAATGTAATCTCCATTACAGATGGACAAATATTCTTATCTGCGGATCTATTCAATGCCGGAATTCGACCCGCTATTAATGTGGGTATTTCTGTTTCCAGAGTAGGATCCGCGGCTCAAATTAAAGCCATGAAACAAGTAGCTGGCAAATCAAAATTGGAACTAGCTCAATTCGCAGAGTTACAAGCCTTTGCACAATTCGCCTCTGCTCTCGATAAAACAAGTCAGAATCAATTGGCAAGGGGTCGATGA
- the LOC123060532 gene encoding ATP synthase subunit a, chloroplastic has protein sequence MCFLGILNIRLILQVAELRKRWLNQKNSFFEVQFLSEDNMNIIPCSIKTLKGLYDISGVEVGQHFYWQIGGFQIHAQVLITSWVVITILLGSVVIAVRNPQTIPTDGQNFFEYVLEFIRDLSKTQIGEEYGPWVPFIGTMFLFIFVSNWSGALLPWKIIELPHGELAAPTNDINTTVALALLTSAAYFYAGLSKKGLSYFEKYIKPTPILLPINILEDFTKPLSLSFRLFGNILADELVVVVLVSLVPLVIPIPVMFLGLFTSGIQALIFATLAAAYIGESMEGHH, from the coding sequence ATGTGCTTTCTTGGTATCCTAAATATAAGATTAATACTTCAAGTTGCTGAGTTGAGAAAGAGATGGTTGAATCAAAAGAATTCCTTTTTTGAAGTTCAATTTCTATCAGAGGACAATATGAATATTATACCTTGTTCCATTAAAACACTCAAGGGGTTATACGATATATCGGGTGTAGAAGTAGGCCAACACTTCTATTGGCAAATAGGAGGTTTCCAAATTCATGCCCAAGTACTCATCACTTCTTGGGTCGTAATTACTATCTTGCTAGGTTCAGTTGTCATAGCTGTTCGGAATCCACAAACCATCCCGACCGACGGTCAGAATTTTTTTGAATATGTCCTTGAGTTTATTCGAGACTTGAGCAAAACTCAGATTGGAGAAGAATATGGTCCCTGGGTTCCCTTTATTGGAACTatgttcctttttatttttgtttcgaaTTGGTCGGGTGCTCTTTTACCTTGGAAAATTATAGAGTTACCCCATGGGGAATTAGCAGCGCCCACGAATGATATAAATACTACTGTTGCTTTAGCTTTACTCACGTCAGCGGCATATTTTTATGCTGGTCTTAGCAAAAAAGGATTGAGCTATTTCGAGAAATATATTAAACCAACTCCAATCCTTTTACCAATTAACATCCTAGAAGATTTCACAAAACCATTATCACTTAGCTTTCGACTTTTCGGGAATATATTGGCGGATGAATTAGTCGTTGTTGTTCTTGTTTCTTTAGTCCCCTTAGTAATCCCTATACCGGTCATGTTTCTTGGATTATTTACAAGCGGTATTCAAGCTCTTATTTTTGCAACATTAGCCGCAGCCTATATAGGTGAATCCATGGAGGGTCATCATTGA